The genome window CCGAGGTCGATGCCAATGGGTTTCGACATCAGCGGGCTCAGTTCTTTGTCGTCGGCGCCAATGGTGAGGGCTATAAAGCCCAATCGGAAACCAGTTGGCGTCACTCGTTCGATCAACGCCTGGTCTTTGATGGTCAGGATTTCGTATTCACGGATTTGGGCGATGCCGGTTGGTATATGCCCGGAGCCGGCATTGCCGTGCGGAAAATCAGACCAAACGCCAATGGCGCTGAATTCATAGGCGCCGAGGAAAACCTGCAAGGAACCTATATCTATGTCCGGCAGTCCGAAACAGCGAATAATCAAAATTTCTCATTCACATCGTTAGGGGACCTTTTGCCTGGAGCACAAGGATATCTCTCGCTCTTTACGAGCGAGACGAGCAATCCCTCGGCAACACGGAACGGCTTTGAACAACCCGTTAACGAACCACGCAATCTCGGATTTGTCCATGTGACCCGCAATTTTGAAAGCGTTCGTGAAGGCAGCTGGGACGGCAGCACCACATATGGCAACACCATCATCCAAAACAGTGTTCCGCAAAAAATCAACATCACCCGCAACGTTGTCGACAGCAATGGTCCCACCCAGACCTTCTCACGTCCGGGTGATCCTGGACGCACGTTCACCCAGACAGGAATTATCTGGCTCACCCATCTTCCCGCCGGTGTGAGCGCCGAACGGCCGAAGCTGGTGGCTTTGGCCAACGGCCGCTACGTGGCTCTTTGGGAAGAGTGGAATTACAGCGGACTCGCGCTGAGTCACGCGGCGACAAAAGGCATGATCATCAATGAGCAGGGACAAATCCTGACCGGCCCTGTCAACCTCAACGCACGCTTGAATCCCAGTGGAGCCGATCGTCCCTTCATCCTGGACGGCAAGGCCACCTGGATCACAGGCGATGCGTCCACTGGCGAATTCCAAGTCCATACGGTGGACACGAACCTTGTCCTGTCCACAATCTCGCTTGACTCCAGCGGTCTGCCTCAGCCCACAACCTTTACTGACCATTTGAATGCGGGCGACACCCTCAAACCTGGTGACAGATTGCAATCGAGCAATGGGCTTTATTATGTGTCTTATCAGACTGACGGCAACCTCGCGTTGTATACGGCAGCCGGAAAATTCCTGTGGAATACGGGAACCAGCGGCCCGGCCGGTTACGCGAGCATGCAGGCTGATGGCAACTTTGCCATTTATACCGCGGATGGTCGCTTTCAGTGGAATACTGGAACCACAACTGCTGGCAGTCGCCTTATCCTGCGGGACAATGGCAATCTGCTTGTCCTTACCCCGGATGGTCAGGAGGTCTGGGCCAGCAATACAAGTATCTACACCAACCATCTGAGTGCTGGGGACACACTCAAACCAGGCGAAAGACTGCAATCCAGCAATGGCCGCTATTATTTGTCCTATCAGACTGATGGCAATCTTGCCCTTTACACGGCCGATGGCAAATTTTTGTGGAATACAGGAACGAGCGGTCCAGCTGGCTTTGCCACCATGCAAACAGATGGAAATTTTGCGATCTATGGACCTAATGGAGGCTTTAAGTGGAACACCGGCACCACCTCGGCGGGAAGCCGGCTCGTTCTGCAGGACGACGGGAATCTGGTGGTTTACACGCCTGCCGGGGCTGCTGCCTGGTCGAGCGGAACCCTCCGATGATTCAGCTCGCGCAAGCGCCGCATGACATCCGCAATCAACCTTTCTGCGACCTTCGCATCCGTGAAAGGAATGGGATAGCTGAAAGTCAGGCGTAAAATATCCTGAAAGGATAGTGCGGCAATGACCAGAAGTGAGCGAGGCAGAAGGTGACTGCTCGGCAGTCCGAATATCTCTTCTATCGTGACATCACCATGCTGGGGCTTGAGTTTGATGCGTCCCATATTCGTGACCATAGCAGTCGATTGCGCCTGTTTCACCATCAGCTGCCTTAGCTCATCGACGTCCGTATATTTCTTAAGGACCATCCGCAGCAAGGCAAGGCCGAACTGCGGCTTGCCCATCTCAATCTGCTGCTTCACAGAACGGGAATAGACGCGCGCAAGCTCCCAGAAATCGCTATCCGCGCTGACGTCTGCCAGGACATCAAGGTTGGTGGCATAAAAACCGAAGTCACGACTTACGTCCTCGCGGAGTTCCGCACGAAGACTGACGGATGAGGATATTCCAAGAGCAAGCGGCCCTTGGGCTTTCGCTTCAGCATGGATCGCAAGGGAAAGCGCCGCACAGATCGCGCCATAGACGGTGGTATTGTGCTTACTGGCGCCTTGACGTATGGCTTCCGATTCAAGCTGGGTAAAACTGAGTGTTTTGAAGACAGTGGCCCCCGTGCCGTTTCCTGAAGGTTCCGTTCCTGCAGGAAGCCAGTAGACCTTTTTGCGAGCTGTGCGGACCAGGTCATTGACGTTCTGAACGATATATTTCAGCTGTCTGAACATGCCGCTTTCCTGCTTGAACAGACTCTCCATGGATTCACGAATCGGCTGACGGGCGGACGGTTTCGCACCGCTATAGACGGACAGCACCTCTTCTATCAGGAGTACAGCCGAAAGGCCGTCGCCTATCAGGTGGTTGAAGCTCAGAATCAGTTCGGCATAATCAGGCCCTGAAAGAATTGCGGCATCCCACAAGCTGTCAGCATTCATAGGAATGCGCCGACTCAGTTCCTCGTCCATGAGTCGATGCCAGTGATTGCCATCCTCCCTTCTTATGACACGCACTTTATGTCGGGATATATGGCCCGTTTCCAGGATAAACTGACCGTTGTCTTGAAGCACCTTCGCGCCAAGAATGGGAAAGACATGAGCCGCGGTGTTCACAGCATCTTTCAATTGGTCGGCATCGACCTGACCACGCAAGCGGCAATAGAAAACGAAGGTATTTGACGCCCGCTCACACATTTTCGCCCAAAAAATTTCCCCTGTGGAAAACGGACGCTGATTAAGCTGAACATTTGAAGTTTGCATAGGACCTCCCGCCTATGATTATGTCGGCAAGGAGGTCATGCAGCGAGAAGTAAAGACCGGGTTCGTGGTTAATTTTTTCTTCCAGGATCGCGAGGCCGCAGGCCCCGCTCATGCCCAATCAAAGGGTCTTCAGATACTCAATCAGCTCCTTCAGTTTCTCGGGTTGCCTCGCGAAATCAATCCCGCCATTGAACACTTTGATATCCGCGTGGCCCTGGTTCGAGTACCCAAGGATCGAGGTATCAAACGCTTTCCCATCCTGATCCCAAACAAAACCCATCCTGACCTGATCATACTTCAGGCTGCCGGTTTTAAAGACTGCCGGTCGGGTTGCGGGAACCAAAAGCTGCGCGATAGTCGGAACCGAACCATTGTGCAGATAGGGAGCGCGAGCCCAGAGGCCGGTTAATGGCAGAGCGAGATAACCGGGATTGCTTTGTCGTGGAACGATGATGTCTTCGTCGGACGCCTCGCAGTCAGGATTGGCCAGATCACTGCACGAGGCTTTCAGGTTTTTGACCAAAAGGAGCCGTGCGTCCGCGGTCAAGCCGTTGGCGCGACCGGGTTCGGTGCCGACTTCGTTGATTCCCATGAAATACTCGGATTCATGACAGCGGGCACAGGCTTTTTGATAGATGCCGCGGCCCGCGACCGCTTTTTTCAGATCGACGGAGAACGGATAGACGGGAGCCGGCAGCTCGGATACGAAAGGTGTCGTCAGCACTGCGTTCTGATAGTTCACAATCCGCGGATCCCCCGCCACACCCAGCTCGGCACCGAGGTTACGGATCAGGTTATTGCGAATGTTGCCATCCCACTGGGCCGACACGCGATCTTTCTGGCGCCAGACACTCATGATGTCCGCAACGGAGGGATTGGTGCCGAAGTATTTCACCACAGTTCCGGTCGGATCGGCCTGGAATTCGGTCAAGGGAAGAAAGGCCAGGGTCGCAAAGCCGAAGGCTTCCACATGACCCGGACTGTTTTTCAAAAGGGTGAGGTCCCCATGATAGCTATATGCACCCAGTGTTTGCTGCACAAAGGCGCTGCGCTGCAAAAGGCTATTTTTAAAGCCTTCCACCATCTGCTGACCCACGGTCGGACTGCCGACCGGCCCGCTCATGAAGATGGCCTTATCCATCCTCTCATCCGCAATACGATCGGGTCCATAAAGCGCCCCATCAGGTTTTGCCAGAAGCGCATCACGAAATTTTTCATAAAGATAATTCGGATGCGTGACCGACCCTGTGAGAAGAGTGCGGTAACCGTTGATATCAAAACTCGTGGACGGAGCCCCAACCAGAATGCGCGGCCGGCCATCAGGTCCGATCACGCGCCCTGTGTGACAGGCCGCACAGGTGAACTGAAC of Oligoflexus sp. contains these proteins:
- a CDS encoding condensation domain-containing protein — translated: MQTSNVQLNQRPFSTGEIFWAKMCERASNTFVFYCRLRGQVDADQLKDAVNTAAHVFPILGAKVLQDNGQFILETGHISRHKVRVIRREDGNHWHRLMDEELSRRIPMNADSLWDAAILSGPDYAELILSFNHLIGDGLSAVLLIEEVLSVYSGAKPSARQPIRESMESLFKQESGMFRQLKYIVQNVNDLVRTARKKVYWLPAGTEPSGNGTGATVFKTLSFTQLESEAIRQGASKHNTTVYGAICAALSLAIHAEAKAQGPLALGISSSVSLRAELREDVSRDFGFYATNLDVLADVSADSDFWELARVYSRSVKQQIEMGKPQFGLALLRMVLKKYTDVDELRQLMVKQAQSTAMVTNMGRIKLKPQHGDVTIEEIFGLPSSHLLPRSLLVIAALSFQDILRLTFSYPIPFTDAKVAERLIADVMRRLRELNHRRVPLDQAAAPAGV